From Rhodothermales bacterium, one genomic window encodes:
- a CDS encoding sigma-70 family RNA polymerase sigma factor — MIYAIVWPMPTSSREVTALLIRWREGEPEAFDRLMPLVYDELQRLAHVYLRHERAQHTLNTTALVHEAYLSLLGQEATPWQNRTHFFAVAARAMRHILIDYARRRNRAKRGGGQFNLTLEENVLVSEDHLEDLLALDQAMTQLETVDARLCRIVECRYFGGLTIAETAEALALSPATVKRDWNLGKAWLHRALFGESARKTPDP; from the coding sequence GATTTACGCCATAGTCTGGCCGATGCCCACTTCATCACGCGAAGTAACAGCCCTTCTCATCCGTTGGCGCGAAGGCGAACCGGAGGCCTTCGATCGGTTGATGCCGCTGGTCTATGACGAATTGCAACGCCTCGCCCACGTCTACCTGCGACACGAACGTGCCCAGCATACCCTGAACACCACGGCCCTCGTGCACGAGGCGTATCTTAGCCTGCTCGGACAGGAAGCGACGCCGTGGCAGAACCGGACCCATTTCTTTGCCGTCGCCGCGCGCGCGATGCGCCATATCCTGATCGATTACGCGCGGCGGCGCAACCGCGCCAAGCGCGGCGGTGGACAGTTCAACCTGACGCTGGAAGAAAACGTGCTTGTATCCGAGGATCATCTGGAGGACCTCCTTGCGCTCGACCAGGCGATGACGCAGCTCGAAACGGTCGACGCGAGGCTCTGCCGCATCGTGGAATGCCGGTACTTCGGAGGTCTAACGATTGCTGAGACGGCCGAGGCCCTGGCGCTCTCGCCGGCCACGGTCAAACGGGACTGGAATCTGGGCAAGGCCTGGTTGCACCGGGCGCTTTTTGGAGAGTCCGCCCGAAAAACACCCGATCCATGA